CAAGCGAAGCGCAGTTTCGAACGAAGTGACACCGGCATAACAAGCTACTCCTACAGTTTTGAATAACCTCAGAAAATCTCTACTCCAACTTCCCAATCAGTTTCTTAATCGGCTTCGTAAAGATAAGTAGAATGATTCCACCGCCCACCGTGGTCATGACAATCTGCATAAACAACCCGGGCATCTCATTCAAAGATTCGGGATTGAAACGGCCTGCCAACAGACCGGCCATCAAATTACCCAGCGACGTCGCCAAAAACCAGATACCCATCATCTGACCGACGAATCGTTTTGGAGCGAGCTTGGTCACTGAGCTTAACCCAACCGGGCTGATGCAAAGTTCTCCCATGGTATGTAACAGGTAAGTCAGAATGAGCCAGTATGGGGCTGCTTGATTGCCAGCTACGACTAACTTGGCTGCTCCGACCATAACAAGAAAACCAAGGCCAAGAATCACAAGTCCCAAGGCGAACTTAGCTGGCATGGATGGATCGAGTTGCTTCTTGGCAAGCCGTACCCAACAGGCTGCGAAGATCGGAGCCAGCACCACGATATAAAATGGATTCAATGACTGAAACCAACCCGCCGGAATTTCCCATCCGAATAACATCCGGTCAGTGTGACGATCCGCAAAAAGATTCAGAGAAGATCCCGCCTGTTCAAACCCCGACCAGAATAAGGCAGATGAAATAAACAAGACTACGATGACGATGGAGTGGTTGCGTTCGATTTTCGTCAGGTTTCCAAAAGCAAATACATAGATAAAAAACGTAAATGCTAAACCAACGATCAGGTAGGTTGTATTTTTTGCGAGCGCGAGCGCGTTGAATTGAACGGCACCGGTGATACCCAGTAATACCAGAATGAATACAAGACCAAACCCACCGATAACTGGATACCAAGCTTTATCCATTCCACTCGAAGCTGCTCCCTTGGGTTTCGAAGGATGGAGTCCAGCATCGCCCAATCGCCCGACTGAGTATTTGTATTGGATCACACCAAACACCATGCCTACTCCAGCTGCACCAAAACCTGCGTGCCAATTTACTTGTTCACCGAGGTAAGAACAGATCAAAGGACCTAAGAACGCGCCCATATTGATCCCCATGTAAAAGATAGTGAACCCGGCATCACGACGTGCCCCCCCTTCAGGGTAAAGCTGCCCAACGATCGCACTGATATTTGGTTTTAGGAATCCC
This genomic stretch from Opitutia bacterium ISCC 52 harbors:
- a CDS encoding peptide MFS transporter; protein product: MLENEKAAKTWFGHPSGLSTLFFTELWERFSYYGMRALLVLFMVDAVQNGGMGLDDKTASSIYGLYAAFVYMAALPGGWIADRLLGAQRSVWVGGLIIAAGHFTLAVPSTPTFFLGLVLVVIGTGFLKPNISAIVGQLYPEGGARRDAGFTIFYMGINMGAFLGPLICSYLGEQVNWHAGFGAAGVGMVFGVIQYKYSVGRLGDAGLHPSKPKGAASSGMDKAWYPVIGGFGLVFILVLLGITGAVQFNALALAKNTTYLIVGLAFTFFIYVFAFGNLTKIERNHSIVIVVLFISSALFWSGFEQAGSSLNLFADRHTDRMLFGWEIPAGWFQSLNPFYIVVLAPIFAACWVRLAKKQLDPSMPAKFALGLVILGLGFLVMVGAAKLVVAGNQAAPYWLILTYLLHTMGELCISPVGLSSVTKLAPKRFVGQMMGIWFLATSLGNLMAGLLAGRFNPESLNEMPGLFMQIVMTTVGGGIILLIFTKPIKKLIGKLE